One window of Lawsonibacter asaccharolyticus genomic DNA carries:
- a CDS encoding 1,4-alpha-glucan branching enzyme GlgB, whose amino-acid sequence MVSLAKTKKNAPVYAPEHELRAFSDGHSTHAWECFGAHAGEQDGVPGYYFRVWAPNAQQVCVFGYFNDWDPNANPLTPVQGGIWEGFIPGLQQYDAYKYAVHTKDGRLTGKADPFAFHAETRPGTASKLYDLSGYQWGDRAWLDYRAKNAPYRRPMNIYECHLGSWRRTGEGEFLSYRDLAAYLVPYVKELGFTHVELLPVTEHPLDASWGYQCTGYFAATSRFGTPHDLMYFVDQMHQAGIGVIMDWVPAHFPRDEFGLYHFDGTPTYEYADPRKGEHADWGTNVFDYGRNEVRSFLYSSAMFWLDEFHFDGLRVDAVSSMLYLDYARKPGEWIPNIHGGKENLEAIEFLQRLNEMVFGAHPDVLMIAEESTAWPKVTYPVSDGGLGFNFKWNMGWMNDICHYIKMDPYFRQFNHRDITFSLVYAFSENYILPLSHDEVVHMKGSFFGKMPGDNPMKFAGVRVFYTYMLAHPGKKLTFMGAELAQWNEWHYEYSLDWHLLQYEPHRQTQEFFKAANAFYLEQPALWEQDDSWQGFQWLCADDNQANTVSFLRWDKEGSPLLVVCNFSPVHRKGYRVGTPFAGMWSAVLNTDDVSFGGGGLGDQDPVRTEYIPCHDQDQSMEIDLPPMAAVIYRCTRKFPKRKPKASKSEKTGPSGKRPAKPGASKRKKEA is encoded by the coding sequence GTGGTTTCATTGGCCAAAACGAAGAAAAATGCCCCGGTTTATGCCCCGGAACATGAACTGAGAGCGTTCAGTGATGGACACAGCACCCATGCCTGGGAGTGCTTCGGCGCCCATGCCGGCGAGCAGGACGGTGTCCCCGGCTACTATTTCCGAGTCTGGGCCCCCAACGCCCAGCAGGTGTGTGTCTTTGGTTATTTCAACGACTGGGACCCCAACGCCAACCCTCTGACCCCTGTTCAGGGCGGCATCTGGGAGGGGTTCATCCCCGGCCTTCAGCAGTATGACGCGTATAAATATGCAGTACATACCAAGGATGGCCGCCTGACCGGCAAGGCTGACCCCTTTGCCTTCCACGCAGAGACTCGCCCAGGCACCGCCTCCAAGCTTTACGACCTCTCCGGTTACCAGTGGGGGGACCGGGCCTGGCTGGACTATCGGGCCAAAAACGCCCCCTACCGCCGCCCTATGAACATCTATGAATGTCACCTGGGCTCCTGGCGCCGCACGGGGGAAGGGGAGTTCCTCAGCTACCGGGATCTGGCCGCCTATCTGGTCCCCTATGTGAAGGAGCTGGGCTTCACCCATGTGGAGCTCCTCCCTGTCACCGAACATCCCCTGGATGCCTCCTGGGGTTACCAGTGTACCGGCTACTTTGCCGCCACCAGCCGCTTCGGTACCCCCCACGACCTGATGTATTTCGTGGACCAGATGCACCAGGCTGGCATCGGCGTCATCATGGACTGGGTCCCCGCCCACTTCCCCCGGGATGAGTTCGGCCTCTATCACTTTGACGGCACCCCCACCTACGAGTATGCTGACCCCCGGAAGGGAGAGCACGCCGACTGGGGCACCAACGTCTTTGACTACGGACGCAACGAGGTGCGCTCCTTCCTCTACTCCTCCGCCATGTTTTGGCTGGATGAGTTCCATTTTGACGGCCTGCGGGTGGATGCGGTCTCCTCCATGCTCTACCTGGACTATGCCCGCAAGCCCGGAGAGTGGATACCCAACATCCACGGCGGTAAGGAGAACCTGGAGGCCATCGAGTTCCTCCAGCGCCTCAACGAGATGGTCTTCGGTGCCCATCCCGACGTGCTGATGATTGCGGAGGAGTCCACCGCCTGGCCCAAGGTCACCTATCCGGTGAGCGACGGGGGCCTGGGCTTCAACTTCAAGTGGAACATGGGCTGGATGAACGACATCTGCCACTACATCAAAATGGACCCATACTTCCGGCAGTTCAACCACCGGGACATCACCTTCTCCCTGGTGTATGCCTTCTCGGAGAACTACATCCTGCCCCTCTCCCACGACGAGGTGGTCCACATGAAGGGCTCCTTCTTTGGCAAGATGCCCGGGGACAACCCCATGAAGTTTGCCGGCGTCCGGGTCTTCTATACCTATATGCTTGCCCACCCGGGCAAAAAGCTCACCTTTATGGGTGCCGAGTTGGCCCAGTGGAACGAGTGGCACTATGAATATTCCCTGGACTGGCATTTGCTCCAGTACGAGCCCCACCGCCAGACCCAGGAGTTCTTTAAGGCGGCCAACGCCTTCTATCTGGAGCAGCCCGCCCTCTGGGAGCAGGATGACTCCTGGCAGGGCTTCCAGTGGCTGTGCGCCGATGACAACCAAGCCAACACTGTCTCCTTCCTCCGCTGGGACAAGGAGGGCAGCCCCCTGCTGGTAGTGTGCAACTTCTCTCCGGTACACCGGAAGGGTTATCGGGTGGGGACCCCCTTCGCCGGGATGTGGTCCGCTGTGCTGAACACAGATGACGTGTCCTTCGGCGGGGGAGGCCTTGGCGACCAGGACCCTGTACGCACCGAGTACA